The following proteins come from a genomic window of Chaetodon auriga isolate fChaAug3 chromosome 16, fChaAug3.hap1, whole genome shotgun sequence:
- the shisa9b gene encoding protein shisa-9B isoform X2, producing MRGTELLLGYFLVKVMVCNAEGEPGQTVDDFMIVTGFNESKDGESGVTESPHTEDKCRGYYDVMGQWDPPFVCRTGSYLYCCGTCGFRFCCAFKSSRLDQTTCKNYDTPPWMMTGRPPPKVDVSLDSAKDKTNLIVYVICGVVAIMALIGIFTKLGLEKTHRPHRENMSRALAHVIRHPASEHSDDIGLGQHYENIQTRVTINSLHSNQMNNLAQTSTLITQPYPAVGQLPSPYEQQKPVKDLNKYATLKAVEKANDSFYSNRRQVIEMTTKGSLPMEAVDMEPEPSNPYSPPRQLSVKQNGHKYKSPKSHSSQSLCYGSNTAASPGVLRSWESKDTLGLRQSYGPKKLCIIEKELHTTRYMPPQPYFVTNSKTEVTV from the exons ATGCGaggcactgagctgctgctcggTTACTTTCTGGTGAAAGTTATGGTGTGCAACGCGGAGGGCGAGCCGGGTCAGACCGTCGACGACTTCATGATAGTGACCGGGTTTAACGAATCAAAGGACGGGGAGAGCGGAGTCACCGAGAGCCCGCACACGGAGGACAAGTGCCGCGGCTACTACGACGTGATGGGCCAGTGGGATCCGCCGTTCGTATGCAGGACGGGCAGCTACCTGTACTGCTGCGGCACCTGTGGCTTCAGGTTCTGCTGCGCGTTTAAAAGCTCCCGGCTGGACCAGACCACCTGTAAGAACTACGACACCCCGCCGTGGATGATGACAGGAAGACCCCCGCCGAAAGTCGACGTGTCGCTGGACAGCGCGAAGGATAAAACCAATCTCATTGTGTATGTCATATGCGGGGTCGTGGCCATAATGGCACTGATAGGAATTTTCACCAAGCTTGGTTTGGAAAAGACGCACCGCCCGCACCGAGAAAATATGTCGAG AGCTCTCGCACATGTTATCCGCCATCCTGCCTCAGAACATTCGGACGACATTGGACTCGGCCAGCACTATGAGAACATACAGACCAGAGTCACAATTAACAGTCTCC ATAGCAACCAGATGAACAACCTGGCTCAGACATCCACTCTGATAACGCAGCCTTACCCGGCTGTGGGACAGCTCCCCAGCCCCTACGAACAACAGAAGCCTGTCAAGGATCTCAACAAGTACGCCACGCTCAAGGCCGTGG AGAAAGCTAATGACAGCTTCTACAGCAACCGGCGGCAAGTGATCGAGATGACGACCAAGGGAAGCCTTCCCATGGAGGCTGTGGATATGGAGCCAGAGCCGAGTAATCCTTATAGCCCACCCAGACAGCTGTCTGTAAAGCAGAACGGACACAAGTACAAAAGCCCCAAGAGCCACAGCTCGCAGTCGCTCTGCTACGGCTCCAACACTGCTGCCAGCCCAGGAGTGCTAAGATCCTGGGAGAGCAAGGACACGCTGGGACTCCGACAGAGCTACGGCCCAAAAAAACTCTGTATTATAGAGAAGGAGCTGCACACCACTCGCTACATGCCTCCACAACCATACTTTGTCACCAACAGCAAGACAGAAGTGACTGTATGA
- the shisa9b gene encoding protein shisa-9B isoform X1, producing the protein MRGTELLLGYFLVKVMVCNAEGEPGQTVDDFMIVTGFNESKDGESGVTESPHTEDKCRGYYDVMGQWDPPFVCRTGSYLYCCGTCGFRFCCAFKSSRLDQTTCKNYDTPPWMMTGRPPPKVDVSLDSAKDKTNLIVYVICGVVAIMALIGIFTKLGLEKTHRPHRENMSRALAHVIRHPASEHSDDIGLGQHYENIQTRVTINSLHSNQMNNLAQTSTLITQPYPAVGQLPSPYEQQKPVKDLNKYATLKAVAEKANDSFYSNRRQVIEMTTKGSLPMEAVDMEPEPSNPYSPPRQLSVKQNGHKYKSPKSHSSQSLCYGSNTAASPGVLRSWESKDTLGLRQSYGPKKLCIIEKELHTTRYMPPQPYFVTNSKTEVTV; encoded by the exons ATGCGaggcactgagctgctgctcggTTACTTTCTGGTGAAAGTTATGGTGTGCAACGCGGAGGGCGAGCCGGGTCAGACCGTCGACGACTTCATGATAGTGACCGGGTTTAACGAATCAAAGGACGGGGAGAGCGGAGTCACCGAGAGCCCGCACACGGAGGACAAGTGCCGCGGCTACTACGACGTGATGGGCCAGTGGGATCCGCCGTTCGTATGCAGGACGGGCAGCTACCTGTACTGCTGCGGCACCTGTGGCTTCAGGTTCTGCTGCGCGTTTAAAAGCTCCCGGCTGGACCAGACCACCTGTAAGAACTACGACACCCCGCCGTGGATGATGACAGGAAGACCCCCGCCGAAAGTCGACGTGTCGCTGGACAGCGCGAAGGATAAAACCAATCTCATTGTGTATGTCATATGCGGGGTCGTGGCCATAATGGCACTGATAGGAATTTTCACCAAGCTTGGTTTGGAAAAGACGCACCGCCCGCACCGAGAAAATATGTCGAG AGCTCTCGCACATGTTATCCGCCATCCTGCCTCAGAACATTCGGACGACATTGGACTCGGCCAGCACTATGAGAACATACAGACCAGAGTCACAATTAACAGTCTCC ATAGCAACCAGATGAACAACCTGGCTCAGACATCCACTCTGATAACGCAGCCTTACCCGGCTGTGGGACAGCTCCCCAGCCCCTACGAACAACAGAAGCCTGTCAAGGATCTCAACAAGTACGCCACGCTCAAGGCCGTGG CAGAGAAAGCTAATGACAGCTTCTACAGCAACCGGCGGCAAGTGATCGAGATGACGACCAAGGGAAGCCTTCCCATGGAGGCTGTGGATATGGAGCCAGAGCCGAGTAATCCTTATAGCCCACCCAGACAGCTGTCTGTAAAGCAGAACGGACACAAGTACAAAAGCCCCAAGAGCCACAGCTCGCAGTCGCTCTGCTACGGCTCCAACACTGCTGCCAGCCCAGGAGTGCTAAGATCCTGGGAGAGCAAGGACACGCTGGGACTCCGACAGAGCTACGGCCCAAAAAAACTCTGTATTATAGAGAAGGAGCTGCACACCACTCGCTACATGCCTCCACAACCATACTTTGTCACCAACAGCAAGACAGAAGTGACTGTATGA